The following coding sequences are from one Microbacterium wangchenii window:
- a CDS encoding glycosyltransferase 87 family protein, protein MSRRVPLWISFVLVHAGVIVTGHLLPSQPMGDVYNVYEPWSRQALIGAGIVGIDEPWVYPQIALVPMVLAWGFSLLGGYTIGWGLLATAANALGFGMLVGRGRSRGRRTAAWLWLAAILLLGPVGLFRLDAVTVPLALAGCLWLVGRPWLGGALLAVGMWIKVWPAALLAAAVLAVRRRAAVVAAAAAVSLATIAVVVLAGGGATVFGFVGDQAVRGLQLEAPVSTPYVWQAALGVPGAAIFFAADIITFEVVGAGSDAVAAAMTPVLVVVVAAVAVAGAVQAWRGASFAALFPPLALALVLAFIVTNKVGSPQYMTWLLPPLLVAVVLDRARWAGPAAVVLFLCGLTQLVYPVLYDRLLTAEVTAVLVLTLRNVLVVALFAWMCVRMVRVPVGGRPRAVVPWRDSV, encoded by the coding sequence GTGTCCCGACGCGTGCCGCTGTGGATCTCCTTCGTCCTGGTGCACGCGGGAGTGATCGTGACCGGTCACCTGCTGCCCAGCCAGCCGATGGGCGACGTGTACAACGTGTACGAGCCGTGGTCCCGCCAGGCGCTCATCGGTGCGGGCATCGTGGGCATCGACGAGCCGTGGGTGTACCCGCAGATCGCGCTTGTGCCCATGGTCCTGGCGTGGGGGTTCTCGCTGCTGGGCGGCTACACGATCGGCTGGGGGTTGCTGGCCACCGCGGCCAACGCGCTGGGCTTCGGGATGCTGGTGGGCCGTGGCCGCTCGCGCGGCCGCCGCACGGCGGCGTGGCTGTGGCTGGCGGCCATCCTGCTGCTCGGGCCGGTGGGGCTCTTCCGCCTGGACGCGGTCACGGTGCCCCTCGCCCTGGCCGGCTGCCTGTGGCTGGTCGGACGTCCGTGGCTGGGCGGTGCGCTCCTGGCGGTGGGCATGTGGATCAAGGTGTGGCCGGCCGCGCTCCTGGCGGCGGCGGTGCTCGCGGTGCGTCGCCGCGCGGCGGTGGTCGCGGCGGCGGCGGCCGTGTCGCTGGCCACGATCGCGGTGGTGGTGCTGGCCGGCGGCGGTGCGACGGTGTTCGGGTTCGTGGGCGACCAGGCCGTGCGGGGGCTGCAGCTGGAGGCGCCGGTGAGCACGCCGTACGTGTGGCAGGCGGCCCTCGGGGTGCCCGGGGCTGCGATCTTCTTCGCCGCCGACATCATCACCTTCGAAGTCGTCGGCGCGGGCTCGGACGCCGTGGCGGCGGCGATGACGCCGGTCCTGGTCGTCGTGGTGGCCGCCGTCGCCGTGGCGGGGGCCGTGCAGGCCTGGCGCGGAGCATCCTTCGCCGCTCTCTTCCCGCCGCTGGCGCTCGCACTGGTCCTGGCCTTCATCGTGACCAACAAGGTCGGCTCGCCGCAGTACATGACGTGGCTGCTGCCGCCGCTCCTGGTGGCGGTCGTGCTCGATCGCGCCCGGTGGGCGGGGCCGGCGGCCGTCGTGCTGTTCCTGTGCGGGCTCACGCAGCTGGTGTACCCCGTGCTGTACGACCGGCTGCTGACGGCCGAGGTCACGGCTGTTCTCGTGCTGACGCTGCGCAACGTGCTCGTGGTGGCGCTG